In one Mycobacterium heckeshornense genomic region, the following are encoded:
- a CDS encoding VOC family protein, whose translation MAITVEPALSPHLVVDDAAAAIDFYVKAFDAVELGRVPGPDGKLIHAALRINGFTVMLNDDFPETCGGKSMTPKSLGGTPVTIHLTVTDVDAKFQRALDAGATVVAPLDDQFWGDRYGVVADPFGHHWSLGQPVREVSMEEIAAAMGQAAR comes from the coding sequence ATGGCGATCACCGTCGAACCCGCACTGTCACCGCATCTCGTCGTCGACGACGCCGCCGCGGCGATCGACTTTTACGTCAAGGCTTTCGACGCCGTAGAGCTGGGCCGGGTGCCTGGCCCCGACGGCAAGCTGATCCACGCCGCGCTGCGCATCAACGGCTTCACGGTGATGCTCAACGACGACTTCCCCGAGACCTGCGGTGGCAAGTCGATGACACCGAAGTCACTGGGCGGAACCCCGGTCACCATTCATTTGACCGTCACCGACGTCGACGCCAAGTTCCAGCGTGCGCTCGACGCCGGCGCCACCGTGGTGGCGCCGTTGGACGACCAGTTCTGGGGGGACCGCTACGGCGTGGTCGCCGACCCGTTCGGTCACCACTGGTCGCTGGGACAGCCGGTGCGTGAGGTCAGCATGGAGGAGATCGCCGCAGCGATGGGCCAAGCGGCGCGTTAA
- the sepH gene encoding septation protein SepH, protein MRELTVLGLDVDGKHIICEALNSNGDSGDRFKLLVDDRLRAAVRGDGARLGPTRMDIEVGNMLSPKEIQSRIRAGASVEQVAAATGAEIARIQRFAHPVLLERARAAELATTAHPVLADGPAVATLRETVSAALAARGLDPDSTSWDAWRSDDGRWTVQLAWKAGRSDNVAHFRFSPGAHGGTVTAIDDAASELIDPDFDRPLRPVAAVAQLDFDDPAPPPEKPAAPERQRQPARARRGKPPVPAWEDVLLGVRSGGNR, encoded by the coding sequence ATGCGGGAACTCACGGTCCTTGGGCTCGATGTCGACGGCAAACACATTATCTGCGAGGCTCTTAACAGCAACGGGGACTCCGGCGACAGGTTCAAGCTGCTCGTCGACGATCGGCTGCGGGCGGCGGTACGCGGCGACGGGGCGCGGCTGGGGCCAACCAGGATGGACATCGAGGTCGGCAACATGCTCAGCCCCAAAGAGATTCAGTCCCGGATTCGCGCGGGCGCATCCGTCGAGCAGGTGGCCGCGGCGACCGGCGCCGAGATCGCCCGGATCCAGCGGTTCGCCCACCCGGTGCTGTTGGAACGGGCCCGGGCCGCCGAGCTGGCAACCACGGCGCATCCCGTGCTCGCCGACGGTCCCGCGGTGGCGACACTGCGGGAGACGGTCAGCGCCGCGTTGGCCGCGCGTGGGCTCGACCCCGACAGCACCAGTTGGGACGCGTGGCGCAGCGACGACGGCCGCTGGACGGTACAGCTGGCCTGGAAGGCCGGCCGCTCCGATAATGTCGCTCACTTCCGGTTCTCGCCCGGTGCCCACGGCGGAACGGTGACCGCCATCGACGACGCCGCCAGCGAGCTGATCGATCCGGATTTCGACCGTCCACTGCGCCCGGTGGCGGCGGTGGCCCAACTCGATTTCGACGATCCCGCGCCGCCGCCGGAGAAACCCGCTGCCCCGGAACGCCAACGCCAGCCGGCACGCGCTCGGCGCGGCAAGCCACCGGTTCCCGCGTGGGAGGACGTGTTGCTGGGCGTGCGCTCCGGCGGAAACCGCTAG
- a CDS encoding AurF N-oxygenase family protein, producing the protein MARTKMVQRWRRNMEVRDDADYVDLLTTLSEGSVRRNFNPYTDIDWDSPDFAVSDDDPRWILPQTDPLGRHPWYLAQPLERQIKIGMWRQANVAKVGLQFESVLIRGLMEYAFWVPNGSPEYRYCLHESVEECNHTMMFQEMINRIGTDVPGAPRFLRWVSPLIPLVAGPLPIPFFFGVLAGEEPIDHAQKNVLREGKSLHPIIERVMAIHVAEEARHISFAHEYLRKRVPHLPKRKRFWLSLYVPVVMRMLGQAITVPPKSFWREFDIPREVKKELFFRSPESRKFLQDMFADVRMLACDTGLMNPIAKLVWRICKINGKPSRYRSEPQRQHLAAVPAA; encoded by the coding sequence ATGGCTCGGACGAAAATGGTGCAGCGGTGGCGCCGCAACATGGAGGTGCGGGACGACGCCGACTACGTCGACTTGCTGACCACACTGTCCGAGGGGTCGGTGCGGCGCAATTTCAATCCGTACACCGACATCGACTGGGACTCACCGGACTTCGCGGTGAGCGACGACGACCCCCGCTGGATCCTGCCGCAGACCGATCCGCTGGGGCGGCACCCGTGGTATCTGGCGCAGCCGCTGGAGCGCCAGATCAAGATCGGTATGTGGCGTCAGGCCAATGTCGCCAAGGTGGGCCTGCAGTTTGAATCCGTTCTGATCCGCGGGTTGATGGAGTACGCGTTCTGGGTGCCCAACGGCTCGCCGGAGTACCGGTACTGCCTGCACGAGTCGGTCGAAGAGTGCAACCACACCATGATGTTTCAGGAGATGATCAACCGCATCGGCACCGACGTGCCCGGCGCGCCCCGGTTCCTGCGGTGGGTGTCGCCGTTGATTCCGCTGGTCGCCGGCCCGCTTCCGATTCCGTTCTTTTTCGGGGTGCTCGCAGGTGAGGAGCCGATCGACCACGCCCAGAAAAACGTGTTGCGAGAAGGGAAGTCGCTGCACCCGATCATCGAGCGGGTGATGGCCATCCACGTGGCCGAAGAGGCGCGACACATCTCCTTCGCCCACGAATACCTGCGCAAGCGGGTTCCGCATCTGCCCAAGCGGAAGCGGTTTTGGCTGTCGCTGTATGTCCCGGTGGTGATGCGGATGCTGGGCCAAGCGATCACGGTGCCGCCCAAGAGCTTCTGGCGTGAATTCGACATCCCGCGCGAGGTCAAGAAAGAGCTGTTCTTCCGCTCCCCGGAGTCCCGGAAGTTCCTGCAGGACATGTTCGCCGACGTTCGGATGCTCGCCTGCGACACCGGCCTGATGAACCCGATCGCCAAGCTGGTGTGGCGGATCTGCAAGATCAACGGCAAGCCGTCGCGCTACCGCAGCGAGCCGCAGCGCCAGCATCTGGCGGCCGTTCCGGCTGCCTGA
- the serC gene encoding phosphoserine transaminase, with amino-acid sequence MVDQLTIPDGIKPRDGRFGSGPSKVRPEQLQALTTSAAGLFGTSHRQAPVKDLVGRVRSGLREYFSLPDDYEVILGNGGATAFWDAAAFCLIDKRSLHLSYGEFSSKFASAVAKNPFVGDPVIVKADPGSAPEPRSDPSVDVIAWAHNETSTGVAVPVQRPVGSGDALVVIDATSGAGGLPVDITEADAYYFAPQKNFAGDGGLWLAILSPAALGRIEAIAESGRWAPDFLSLPIAVDNSRKNQTYNTPAIGTLVLLAEQIDWLLSNGGLDWAVKRTADSSQRLYSWAQERPYTTPFVAEPRLRSQVVGTIDFSDDVDAAAVAKVLRANGIVDTEPYRKLGRNQLRVAMFPAVDPDDVSALTACVDWVVERL; translated from the coding sequence ATGGTTGACCAGCTCACGATCCCCGACGGCATCAAACCCCGCGACGGCCGGTTCGGATCCGGACCGTCGAAGGTCCGCCCCGAACAGCTGCAGGCGCTCACCACCAGCGCCGCCGGGCTGTTCGGCACGTCGCACCGGCAAGCCCCGGTGAAGGACCTGGTCGGCCGGGTCCGCAGCGGTCTGCGCGAGTATTTCTCGCTGCCCGACGATTACGAGGTGATCTTGGGCAACGGCGGTGCCACCGCGTTTTGGGACGCCGCTGCGTTCTGCCTGATCGACAAGCGGTCACTGCACTTGAGCTACGGCGAGTTCAGTTCGAAGTTCGCCTCGGCGGTCGCCAAGAATCCGTTCGTCGGCGATCCGGTCATCGTCAAGGCCGATCCCGGCAGCGCACCGGAGCCGCGCAGCGATCCGTCGGTGGATGTGATCGCGTGGGCACACAACGAAACCTCGACCGGGGTGGCCGTGCCGGTGCAGCGTCCGGTCGGCTCGGGCGATGCGCTGGTCGTCATCGATGCCACCTCCGGCGCGGGTGGCCTGCCGGTCGACATCACCGAGGCCGACGCCTACTACTTCGCGCCGCAGAAGAATTTCGCCGGCGATGGTGGGCTGTGGCTGGCCATCCTGAGCCCTGCGGCGCTGGGCCGCATCGAGGCCATCGCCGAATCCGGGCGGTGGGCGCCGGACTTTTTGTCGCTGCCGATCGCAGTCGACAACAGCCGCAAGAACCAGACCTACAACACGCCGGCGATCGGCACGCTGGTGCTGCTGGCCGAGCAAATCGACTGGCTGCTAAGCAATGGCGGCTTGGACTGGGCGGTCAAACGCACCGCCGACTCCTCGCAGCGGCTGTATTCATGGGCCCAGGAGCGGCCCTACACCACACCCTTCGTCGCCGAGCCGCGGCTGAGGTCCCAGGTGGTGGGCACCATCGACTTCAGCGACGACGTCGACGCCGCCGCAGTCGCCAAGGTGCTGCGGGCCAACGGCATCGTCGACACCGAGCCGTACCGCAAACTCGGCCGCAACCAACTGCGGGTCGCGATGTTTCCCGCGGTTGACCCCGATGACGTCAGCGCGCTCACCGCGTGCGTCGACTGGGTGGTCGAGCGGCTCTAA
- a CDS encoding FAD-dependent oxidoreductase, with protein MPHVITQSCCSDGSCVYACPVNCIHPTPDEPGFATSEMLYIDPVACVDCGACVSACPVGAIAPDTRLTADQRAFAEINASYYPERPAGQKLPPTSKLAPVIPAPQPRRGALSVAIVGSGPAAMYAADELLTQHGVRVNVFEKLPTPYGLVRAGVAPDHQSTKRVTALFDRIARRRGFRFYLNVEVGKHLSHAELLAHHHAVIYASGAPNDRRLGLEGMGLPGTGTATEVVAWYNGHPEFADLPMDLSHERVVIIGNGNVALDVARVLTADPDKLAQTDIADHALKALRRSRVHEVVIAARRGPAQSAFTLPELIGLTATADIVLDAQDHELVQRDLAAAAKTLTRQKLEILSKLGDSSSPSSRPRIRLAYRLTPRRVLGRQRASGVEFCVTDTDRVCALEAGLVLTSIGYRGKPIRDLPFDEDAGVVPNDRGRVVDPTSGRPVPGAYVAGWIKRGPTGFIGTNKSCAQQTVQQLVDDFNAGLLAEPISRPSALDKLVRERQPDLVDAAGWQAIDAAEISRGTADGRPRIKFTSITDMLAAAALAPAPPLRQRLVNRLRELA; from the coding sequence ATGCCGCACGTCATCACCCAGTCGTGCTGTAGCGACGGGTCCTGCGTTTACGCCTGTCCGGTGAACTGCATCCATCCCACACCGGACGAGCCCGGGTTTGCCACTTCCGAGATGCTCTACATCGACCCGGTCGCCTGCGTCGACTGTGGTGCCTGCGTGAGTGCGTGCCCGGTCGGGGCCATCGCGCCCGATACCCGGTTGACGGCCGACCAGCGGGCGTTCGCCGAAATCAACGCGTCCTATTACCCTGAGCGGCCCGCCGGGCAGAAGCTGCCCCCCACATCGAAGCTGGCCCCGGTGATCCCCGCCCCGCAACCGCGCCGCGGTGCGCTGAGCGTGGCTATTGTCGGATCAGGCCCGGCCGCGATGTACGCCGCCGACGAACTGCTCACCCAGCACGGGGTGCGGGTCAACGTCTTCGAGAAGCTGCCCACCCCTTACGGGTTGGTGCGCGCCGGGGTGGCGCCCGATCACCAGAGCACCAAGCGGGTCACCGCGCTATTCGACCGGATCGCTAGGCGCCGAGGTTTTCGCTTCTACCTCAACGTCGAAGTCGGCAAGCATCTGAGCCACGCCGAGCTGCTCGCCCACCACCACGCCGTCATCTACGCCAGCGGCGCACCCAACGACCGCCGGCTCGGCCTCGAAGGCATGGGCTTGCCCGGCACGGGCACCGCCACCGAGGTGGTGGCCTGGTACAACGGCCATCCCGAATTCGCCGATCTGCCCATGGATCTCAGCCACGAGCGTGTCGTGATCATCGGGAATGGCAACGTCGCATTAGATGTCGCCCGCGTGCTCACCGCCGATCCGGACAAGTTGGCTCAGACCGACATTGCCGATCACGCGCTCAAAGCGCTGCGGCGGTCGCGGGTCCACGAGGTGGTCATCGCGGCCCGGCGCGGACCGGCGCAGTCCGCGTTCACGCTGCCCGAGCTGATCGGGTTGACCGCGACGGCCGACATCGTGCTGGACGCGCAAGACCACGAGCTGGTGCAGCGCGATCTGGCCGCCGCCGCGAAGACCTTGACCCGGCAGAAGTTGGAAATACTGAGCAAACTCGGCGACAGCTCGTCGCCGTCGTCGCGGCCACGAATCCGGTTGGCCTACCGACTCACACCCCGGCGGGTGCTCGGCCGCCAGCGCGCCAGCGGCGTCGAGTTCTGCGTCACGGACACCGACCGGGTGTGCGCACTCGAGGCCGGCCTGGTATTGACCTCAATCGGCTATCGGGGCAAGCCGATTCGCGATCTGCCGTTCGACGAAGACGCCGGTGTCGTCCCCAACGACAGGGGCCGGGTCGTCGACCCGACATCAGGCCGACCGGTGCCCGGCGCCTACGTCGCGGGGTGGATCAAGCGCGGGCCGACCGGGTTCATCGGCACCAACAAGTCCTGCGCGCAGCAAACCGTACAGCAGCTCGTCGACGACTTCAACGCCGGCTTGCTCGCCGAGCCGATCAGCAGACCGTCGGCATTGGACAAACTCGTGCGGGAACGTCAGCCCGATCTCGTGGACGCCGCCGGATGGCAGGCCATCGACGCCGCCGAGATCTCCCGCGGCACCGCCGACGGACGTCCCCGCATCAAGTTCACCTCGATCACCGACATGCTGGCAGCCGCGGCGCTTGCGCCCGCGCCGCCGCTGCGGCAGCGGCTGGTCAACCGGCTGCGCGAATTGGCTTAA
- a CDS encoding DUF2537 domain-containing protein → MTDESTPWATGLTVAGFVAAVTGVAVVVLTLGLVRVHPVLAVGLNIVAAGGLAPTLWGWRHTPVLRWFVLGAAVGVSCAWVALLTLAALGRA, encoded by the coding sequence GTGACCGACGAATCCACGCCCTGGGCAACGGGTTTGACGGTCGCCGGATTCGTCGCGGCGGTAACCGGTGTCGCGGTCGTGGTGCTGACCCTCGGGCTGGTCCGGGTTCACCCGGTGTTGGCCGTCGGGCTGAACATTGTTGCGGCCGGCGGGCTGGCGCCGACGTTGTGGGGCTGGCGCCATACTCCGGTGCTGCGCTGGTTTGTGCTGGGCGCGGCCGTCGGTGTGTCGTGCGCCTGGGTGGCGCTGCTCACGCTGGCGGCGCTGGGTCGGGCCTAG